One part of the Alligator mississippiensis isolate rAllMis1 chromosome 3, rAllMis1, whole genome shotgun sequence genome encodes these proteins:
- the DIPK1C gene encoding divergent protein kinase domain 1C, producing MRGTAGWARGWRRRSLLLLASWAAGWLLLGTLLFLGHPSVFSERCTDERSRRILARLCLDYSKGALTGDLCEDLCIAQKLVYKHCLYYDRGKKVIQAEWRGQPVILKSKKEIFSSYQRLSLLEEMEAQDVPEAELLLVVALEVKSVLGLEFSNSSIGPLWTRRRGLHWKAQVASMWSLLQQEEYIYFSLLQDFSKHVLRVLGSCGHFYAVEYLTAGHAWHKTLFPLEDAVGPSFSGTKSKVKAIIDIALSFLDMVHHFDNDFSHRLHLCDIKPENFAIRNDLTVVAIDVDMAFFEPKMRDILEQNCTGDEDCNFFDCFSKCDLKIRKCGAQRANNNLQVICDKIFRHWFSSNLRGPAVPFPFQSRLQKAVHRCAEPGSKDFTSYQRTSLNSLSELYQLLRASQKELQMADG from the exons ATGAGGGGCACGGCCGGCTGGGCGCGGGGGTGGCGGAGGCGCAGCCTCCTGCTGCTCGCCTCCTGGGCCGCCGGCTGGCTGCTGCTCGGCACGCTGCTCTTCCTCGGCCACCCCAGCGTCTTCTCCGAGCGCTGCACGGACGAGCGGAGCCGGCGGATCCTGGCCAGGCTG TGTCTTGACTACAGCAAAGGAGCCTTGACTGGTGACCTGTGTGAAGACTTGTGTATAGCACAGAAGCTGGTGTACAAACACTGTCTTTATTATGACAGAGGTAAGAAAGTGATCCAAGCTGAGTGGAGAGGCCAGCCAGTCATCCTAAAATCCAAAAAGGAAATTTTTTCCAGTTATCAGCGCCTCAGTTTGCTAGAGGAAATGGAAGCACAGGATGTCCCTGAAGCAGAGCTTTTGCTCGTGGTTGCCTTGGAGGTCAAAAGTGTCTTGGGTCTGGAATTTTCCAACAGCAGCATAGGACCTTTGTGGACTAGAAGGAGAGGGCTTCATTGGAAAGCACAAGTGGCCAGCATGTGGTCCTTGCTTCAGCAGGAAGAATATATCTATTTCAGTCTACTACAAGACTTCAGCAAACATGTCCTACGGGTCCTTGGCTCCTGTGGCCATTTCTATGCAGTGGAGTATCTCACTGCTGGACATGCCTGGCACAAAACACTTTTCCCTCTGGAGGATGCAGTTGGCCCCTCCTTCAGTGGCACTAAAAGCAAAGTGAAAGCAATCATTGACATTGCACTCAGTTTCCTGGATATGGTTCATCATTTTGATAATGACTTTTCTCACCGGCTTCACCTGTGTGATATCAAACCAGAAAACTTTGCTATCAGAAACGATCTCACG GTAGTTGCAATTGATGTGGATATGGCCTTTTTTGAACCTAAAATGAGGGACATCCTTGAACAGAACTGCACAGGAGATGAAGACTGTAATTTTTTTGATTGCTTTTCAAAGTGTGACTTGAAAATCAGAAAGTGTGGAGCACAGAGGGCCAACAACAACCTGCAG GTCATTTGTGACAAAATATTCCGTCACTGGTTTTCTTCAAATCTCAGGGGACCCgcagttcccttccccttccagtcGCGGTTGCAGAAGGCTGTGCACAGGTGTGCTGAACCAGGGTCTAAGGATTTTACTTCATACCAGAGAACTTCTCTGAACTCCCTCTCTGAGTTGTACCAACTACTCCGAGCCAGTCAAAAAGAACTGCAAATGGCGGATGGGTAG